TTGCATCTGCTTTGATCAATGATCCCGAACTTTTGATTTTAGATGAACCCGGTTCCGGTTTGGATCCGAAAGGTTATATCGATTTTCGGGAAACTCTTGTAGAAGAGAATCGAACAAAGGGTACAACAGTATTATTAAATTCTCATAGACTTTTGGAAGTGGAAAAAGTTTGTCACGAAATTGGGATTCTTAATTTAGGAACCCTTGCCGCGATTGGCCCTTTGGAATCCTTGAAGGAAGGAAAAAATAGAATTCTTATCAAATTGGAATTTATTACGCCTGAGTTAGACTCTTACATTCGTAAAATTTCATCGGAGCAAAAAATTAAGGAGAATCAAATCGAGTTTCTTCCCATGGATGGGATTGATCTGAGAAAAATTCCCGCTGAACTTGTTGCCTTAGGAGCAAACATTTTTAAATATGAAAGAACTACTGAATCTCTTGAAGAGGTTTTCTTAAGAGTAACTGGAGGAAACGATGAATAACTTTTCTTGGATTCAAGATCAGATTCCGAAAGTTTTTTCAATCGCATTTTTAACGCTAAGAGAAACTCTTCGAAAGAGAATCGTATATTTTATTTTTATAATATCCACCCTGTTTTTATTTTTGAATTTCACGTGTCAGATTCAGATTGGTAGTCAAGATCAATCCGGAAATCCGGATTTTCAAGTTTACGTAACTTTTCTTTTTTTTGCGTTTTGGAATACTGTGCTCGCTTTGTTTCTTCCGGTTTCTCTTTTGGGGGACGAATTGGAAAATAAAACTTATATTCCGATTCTTGCAAGACCCGTTTCTCCTTTGACTTACATCGGTGGAAAATCCCTGGGAGTTCTTTTACTCGTTTTTGCCAATGGAATTTTTCTAATCGGGACTTATCTCGCCAAACAACAAATTGGCGGAGGAAACTTTTCTTGGGATCTTTTGAAAGCGTGTTTTACCATGTTTTTCGTTTTTTATTTTCTGATTCTTTTCGGTTTTGTAGTCGTTTTAGGTTTTGGTAAAAACGTAGGTTTTTTCGGAGGACTTGCGCTTCTCGTTTTTTCTACTTTTTTAGATCTATTCATTTACG
Above is a window of Leptospira kirschneri serovar Cynopteri str. 3522 CT DNA encoding:
- a CDS encoding ABC transporter ATP-binding protein, with amino-acid sequence MSEFAIEIDSIQKKYKEQKALKGVSFQVPKGSVFGLLGPNGAGKTSLVRILMGFSKQTEGNFRLFGLPFSTRLRKKIGYLPEKISIPGFLTGEEFLTFSGKLAGMKSASIRDKSKSLLEKTGIADAASKKISGYSKGMLQRLGLASALINDPELLILDEPGSGLDPKGYIDFRETLVEENRTKGTTVLLNSHRLLEVEKVCHEIGILNLGTLAAIGPLESLKEGKNRILIKLEFITPELDSYIRKISSEQKIKENQIEFLPMDGIDLRKIPAELVALGANIFKYERTTESLEEVFLRVTGGNDE
- a CDS encoding ABC-2 family transporter protein — encoded protein: MFLFLNFTCQIQIGSQDQSGNPDFQVYVTFLFFAFWNTVLALFLPVSLLGDELENKTYIPILARPVSPLTYIGGKSLGVLLLVFANGIFLIGTYLAKQQIGGGNFSWDLLKACFTMFFVFYFLILFGFVVVLGFGKNVGFFGGLALLVFSTFLDLFIYESAAASMVQASDLKKQILEVIYWILPQEGTVFFFSSSLLAKSLSQVHYYGEYSLIQISVWIFLCFGFVKVILDRKEL